Proteins encoded by one window of Rhodamnia argentea isolate NSW1041297 chromosome 6, ASM2092103v1, whole genome shotgun sequence:
- the LOC115749380 gene encoding GSH-induced LITAF domain protein encodes MEKKDEPVIGVPYYVAENPYQAGAIPPHAIFGDPKGIPLQQTIYRDTPAPFSCVYCGDSGVTTVKSKPSLAAVVGCMMPMMLGICFLCPSMDCLWHKYHYCPNCKQKVADFKKADACAVMDPPHWNQESFALPA; translated from the exons ATGGAGAAGAAGGATGAGCCGGTCATCGGAGTCCCGTACTATGTGGCAGAGAACCCCTACCAGGCCGGGGCGATACCCCCGCACGCCATCTTCGGCGATCCGAAGGGGATTCCGCTCCAGCAGACGATCTACCGGGACACTCCCGCTCCCTTCAGCTGCGTCTACTGTGGCGATTCCGGGGTCACCACCGTCAA ATCAAAGCCTAGTCTGGCAGCCGTTGTTGGTTGCATGATGCCGATGATGCTCGGAATTTGCTTTCTTTGTCCTTCAATGGACTGCCTCTGGCATAAATATCACTACTGCCCAAACTGCAAACAAAAG GTTGCTGATTTCAAAAAGGCAGACGCTTGTGCTGTGATGGATCCTCCACACTGGAATCAAGAGAGCTTTGCATTGCCAGCATGA